From a single Mycolicibacterium moriokaense genomic region:
- a CDS encoding GNAT family N-acetyltransferase: MNPTVSDATDRRRIEIAAGETVLGYVEYRRRPGVISLLHTEIDPARKGEGLGTRLIKGALDIARAEGLAVQPYCPFVQRFIARHREYLDLVPAARRADFGLAR; encoded by the coding sequence ATGAACCCGACAGTCTCCGACGCCACCGACCGCAGACGTATTGAAATCGCCGCCGGCGAAACGGTTCTGGGTTACGTCGAGTACCGCCGCCGGCCCGGCGTCATCTCATTGCTGCACACCGAGATCGACCCGGCGCGCAAAGGCGAAGGTCTCGGGACTCGGCTGATCAAGGGCGCGCTCGACATCGCCCGCGCTGAGGGCTTGGCGGTACAGCCCTACTGCCCGTTCGTGCAGCGCTTCATCGCCCGTCACCGCGAGTATCTCGACCTGGTACCCGCGGCGCGACGCGCAGACTTCGGATTAGCCCGCTGA
- a CDS encoding aldehyde dehydrogenase family protein: MSLTEDQVDRTETSVDVGVRAAARAESRMLIDGELVAASSGATFDNFSPATGLLLGATAAAGADDISLAIAAARRAFDETDWSTNRALRKRCLTQLQVAIESEKQDLREELIAEAGAPAMTTQTAQLEWPVAESLRYPAGLIDDFEWERTLDGGGLFGERNVRTVVKEPVGVVAAITPSNFPIEVILNKLGPALAAGNTVVLKPDPNTPWNATRLGRLVAERTDIPAGVLNVVTTPSNDVAGLVGTDPRVDMISFTGSTAVGKLLMRQGADTMKRMFLELGGKSVAIVLDDANPAAVLGAAIGVCVHAGQACAATTRMLVHRSLYDEAVATVTAAYQNVPVGDPVLPETLVGPVISAAQKDRVLMAVERARAEGAEITTGGGTVDNLPEHLAGGHYVEPTVIVGVDNSAAIAQEEVFGPVLIVMPFDDDDHAVRIANDSAYGLAGAVISRSMERGMDIARRIRTGSFGVNGGMFYGADAPFGGYKNSGVGRQCGIEGFQQYLETKTIACRVPRQR; the protein is encoded by the coding sequence GTGAGCCTCACCGAGGACCAAGTAGACCGGACCGAAACCAGCGTCGACGTGGGCGTGCGGGCGGCGGCACGCGCCGAGTCGCGCATGCTGATCGACGGCGAGCTCGTTGCAGCGTCCTCCGGGGCCACCTTCGACAACTTCAGCCCGGCGACGGGGTTGCTGCTGGGTGCGACGGCCGCCGCAGGCGCTGACGACATAAGTCTTGCCATCGCGGCGGCCCGCCGCGCGTTCGACGAAACCGACTGGTCGACCAACCGCGCGTTGCGTAAGCGGTGCCTGACTCAATTGCAGGTGGCCATCGAGTCCGAGAAGCAAGACCTGCGCGAGGAACTGATCGCCGAGGCGGGCGCTCCGGCGATGACGACGCAGACCGCACAACTGGAATGGCCGGTCGCCGAATCGCTGCGCTATCCCGCCGGCTTGATCGACGACTTCGAGTGGGAGCGCACGCTCGATGGCGGCGGGTTGTTCGGCGAACGCAACGTGCGCACCGTGGTCAAGGAACCAGTCGGCGTCGTCGCGGCGATCACCCCGTCCAACTTCCCGATCGAAGTCATCCTCAACAAGCTGGGGCCTGCCCTGGCGGCGGGCAATACCGTTGTCCTCAAACCGGATCCGAACACGCCGTGGAACGCGACGCGGCTCGGCAGGCTCGTCGCCGAGCGCACCGACATTCCGGCGGGCGTGCTGAACGTGGTGACGACCCCGTCCAACGACGTCGCCGGACTCGTCGGCACCGATCCGCGTGTCGACATGATTTCGTTCACCGGCTCGACGGCCGTCGGCAAGCTGTTGATGCGGCAGGGCGCCGACACCATGAAGCGGATGTTCCTCGAACTCGGCGGCAAATCCGTGGCCATCGTGCTCGACGATGCCAACCCCGCTGCGGTCCTGGGCGCCGCGATCGGAGTGTGCGTGCACGCCGGTCAGGCGTGCGCGGCCACCACCCGGATGCTCGTGCATCGGTCGCTGTACGACGAGGCCGTCGCCACCGTCACCGCCGCATACCAGAATGTGCCGGTCGGAGATCCGGTGCTGCCGGAAACCCTTGTCGGGCCGGTGATCAGCGCCGCGCAGAAGGACCGCGTGCTCATGGCTGTGGAGCGGGCGCGCGCAGAAGGGGCCGAGATCACCACGGGCGGAGGCACCGTCGACAACCTGCCCGAACACCTTGCCGGCGGGCACTACGTGGAGCCGACGGTGATCGTCGGGGTCGACAACAGCGCGGCGATCGCCCAGGAGGAAGTCTTCGGCCCGGTGCTGATCGTGATGCCGTTCGACGACGACGATCACGCGGTGCGCATCGCGAACGACAGCGCGTACGGCCTTGCGGGAGCTGTGATCTCGCGATCGATGGAGCGCGGTATGGACATCGCCCGCCGCATCCGCACCGGATCCTTCGGCGTCAACGGCGGGATGTTCTACGGCGCGGATGCGCCGTTCGGCGGGTACAAGAACAGCGGCGTGGGGCGTCAATGTGGCATCGAGGGTTTTCAGCAGTACCTCGAGACGAAGACGATCGCTTGCCGGGTGCCTCGCCAGAGATGA
- a CDS encoding molybdopterin-containing oxidoreductase family protein, translated as MIATVEDGRLVALRPDKEHPLSAGFACQKGIAFTEVQNDPDRVTTPLRRGPNGFEPVTWDDAMSDIAARLSAVLRRHGSGGVGWYMGNPGAFSYAHTFAALLFIKGLGPHGHYFTASSQDTNSRLIASQLLYGVPMSVPIPDLTRTELLVLMGANPVVSHGSFLTAPRIKDRMHDIVKRGGRVVVVDPRRTETAVAFEWLGIVPDSDSFLLLSLLQVMFAEQLVDIARVSGDADGVEWLRSLSEPFTPEATASHTGIDPASVRALARDLVRTPRAAIYGRLGTCVGRYGTLTTYLIDAVNLVARNLDVPGGSVFSTMQTVGQKWQNTMMGVVMRRSRRRRRSRINGIPSAIGSEPAALMAKEITTPGDRQIKAMFVSAGNPVLSVPNGDELEAAFETLELSVALDFYVTETTARCDYILPVTTMYERDDFPYTFQGFQATPFRQATEAVVAPAGEARTEWDIVADLASRLGRRVPMFAAFAAARKALSAFGATLTPRIMMDGLVRMSQGGDLFGLRRGGLSLRRLTEQHPHGVVVAPHIRTGVLRDAVGYLSRRVQLVHSEIADEVAKLTRNDYPEGYPLKMIGMREPRSENSWMHNSPLLMRGERRHYALMHVDDAAELQIADGDIVQISSPYGQITVPVTSTKDLVAGVVAIPHGWGHKGTGGWQLANRAGGANVNRLTSSEPDDVESVSGMAWLTGVPVRVERIDSASTAQEVEQPTP; from the coding sequence ATGATCGCGACCGTCGAGGACGGCCGTCTCGTCGCGTTGCGCCCCGACAAGGAACATCCGCTGTCGGCGGGGTTCGCGTGCCAGAAGGGCATCGCCTTCACCGAGGTCCAGAACGACCCGGATCGTGTGACGACGCCGCTGCGCCGTGGACCGAACGGCTTCGAACCGGTCACGTGGGACGACGCGATGTCCGATATCGCGGCGCGGTTGTCGGCAGTGCTGCGCCGGCATGGTTCCGGTGGTGTCGGCTGGTATATGGGTAACCCGGGTGCGTTCAGTTACGCCCACACCTTTGCGGCGCTGTTGTTCATCAAGGGCCTTGGCCCCCATGGGCACTACTTCACCGCGTCGTCGCAGGACACGAACAGCCGGCTGATCGCCAGCCAGCTGCTGTACGGCGTGCCGATGTCGGTGCCGATCCCCGACCTCACGCGGACCGAACTGTTGGTGCTGATGGGCGCCAACCCCGTCGTCTCGCACGGCAGCTTCCTGACGGCGCCCCGGATCAAGGACCGCATGCACGACATCGTCAAGCGGGGAGGGCGTGTGGTGGTTGTCGATCCCCGCCGAACCGAAACCGCCGTTGCATTCGAGTGGCTCGGTATCGTGCCCGACTCCGATTCTTTTCTGCTGCTGTCGCTGCTGCAGGTCATGTTCGCCGAGCAGCTCGTCGACATCGCCAGGGTGAGTGGGGACGCGGACGGTGTGGAGTGGCTGCGCTCGCTGAGTGAACCGTTCACACCGGAGGCGACGGCCTCGCACACGGGCATCGACCCCGCGAGCGTCAGGGCGCTGGCGCGTGACCTCGTCCGCACGCCGCGCGCGGCCATCTACGGAAGACTCGGTACCTGCGTGGGTCGGTACGGCACGCTGACGACGTACCTGATCGACGCCGTCAACCTTGTCGCGCGAAACCTCGACGTGCCGGGCGGTTCGGTGTTCAGCACGATGCAGACCGTCGGCCAGAAATGGCAGAACACCATGATGGGCGTCGTGATGCGGCGCTCACGCCGGCGCAGGCGCTCGCGTATCAACGGTATTCCCAGTGCAATCGGTTCCGAGCCGGCCGCACTGATGGCCAAGGAGATCACGACACCCGGCGACCGTCAGATCAAGGCGATGTTCGTGTCGGCGGGCAACCCGGTGCTCTCGGTGCCCAACGGCGACGAACTCGAGGCCGCCTTCGAGACCCTGGAACTGTCGGTGGCGCTCGATTTCTACGTCACGGAAACCACCGCGCGGTGTGACTACATCCTGCCCGTCACCACGATGTACGAGCGCGACGACTTCCCCTACACGTTCCAGGGTTTTCAGGCCACGCCATTTCGTCAAGCCACCGAGGCCGTCGTCGCCCCGGCAGGGGAGGCGCGCACGGAATGGGACATCGTCGCAGACCTCGCATCTCGACTTGGACGGCGGGTCCCGATGTTCGCGGCCTTCGCCGCCGCACGAAAGGCGTTGAGCGCCTTCGGAGCTACGCTGACACCGCGCATCATGATGGATGGGCTCGTCCGGATGTCGCAGGGTGGCGACCTTTTCGGACTGCGCCGCGGAGGACTGTCGCTGCGTCGTCTGACCGAACAGCATCCGCACGGGGTGGTGGTGGCGCCGCATATCCGTACCGGCGTGCTGCGTGACGCGGTGGGCTATCTGTCGCGTCGCGTCCAGCTGGTGCATTCGGAGATCGCCGACGAGGTCGCCAAGCTGACCCGCAACGACTATCCGGAGGGCTACCCGCTGAAGATGATCGGGATGCGAGAGCCACGCTCGGAGAACTCATGGATGCACAACTCGCCGTTGCTGATGCGCGGCGAGCGTCGTCACTACGCGCTCATGCACGTCGACGATGCGGCGGAGCTGCAGATCGCTGACGGCGACATCGTGCAGATCAGTTCGCCGTACGGCCAGATCACTGTGCCGGTCACCTCGACGAAGGACCTCGTCGCCGGCGTCGTCGCCATTCCACACGGTTGGGGCCACAAGGGCACCGGCGGATGGCAGTTGGCCAACCGCGCCGGCGGGGCGAACGTCAATCGGCTGACGTCCAGCGAGCCCGACGACGTCGAGTCGGTGTCTGGAATGGCGTGGCTGACAGGGGTACCTGTGCGCGTCGAGCGGATTGACTCTGCGTCTACGGCGCAAGAAGTCGAGCAACCGACGCCCTGA
- a CDS encoding CaiB/BaiF CoA transferase family protein produces the protein MDGVRVLEVAQFTFVPAAGAILADWGADVIKVEHPVRGDTQRGFVNMGGFQLDPNRHPLIEHPNRGKRSVGIDVSTPGGQEVLYEIAKTADVFLTNYMPAQRQKNKFDVEHIRAVNPNIVYARGSAYGDKGAERDTGGFDGTAFWTRSGVGHALTPEELGGALSQGIPAFGDSIGGMNIAGGISAALFHRERTGEAVELDVSLLSTAWWAAGASVTQGMETGETMRSQMPDTIGPTVNPFLGNYLTSDGGTINLCIVSPTGYIRDAFEHLDLPELADDPRFNDVMPLIENAAAAAELIAESIRSKPFDYWRKRLKTMKGQWAPFQSLVDLASDEQAIANDMIVEVEAADGGAPFKVVRGPVQFNHEPLETTRAPQASEHTEIVLMELGMDWDRIEELKNAGAIA, from the coding sequence ATGGACGGCGTTCGCGTCCTCGAGGTTGCGCAGTTCACGTTCGTTCCGGCCGCGGGGGCGATCCTCGCCGATTGGGGCGCGGACGTCATCAAGGTCGAGCACCCGGTGCGCGGTGACACGCAGCGCGGCTTCGTCAACATGGGCGGTTTCCAGCTGGATCCGAACCGGCACCCGCTGATCGAGCACCCCAATCGGGGTAAGCGCAGCGTCGGTATCGACGTGTCCACCCCCGGCGGTCAGGAAGTGCTCTACGAGATCGCCAAGACCGCCGATGTGTTCCTCACCAACTACATGCCCGCGCAGCGGCAGAAGAACAAGTTCGACGTCGAACACATCCGTGCGGTCAACCCGAACATCGTCTACGCGCGTGGCAGCGCCTACGGGGACAAGGGCGCCGAACGCGACACCGGCGGATTCGACGGCACCGCGTTCTGGACGCGCAGCGGTGTGGGCCATGCGCTGACCCCCGAAGAGCTCGGCGGCGCGTTGTCGCAGGGCATCCCGGCGTTCGGCGACTCCATCGGCGGGATGAACATCGCGGGCGGCATCTCGGCGGCGCTGTTTCATCGCGAACGCACCGGCGAGGCAGTCGAACTCGACGTCTCGCTGCTGAGCACCGCATGGTGGGCGGCGGGCGCCAGCGTCACGCAGGGCATGGAGACCGGCGAGACCATGCGCTCGCAGATGCCCGACACGATCGGCCCGACCGTGAACCCGTTCCTCGGCAACTACCTCACCTCCGACGGGGGCACCATCAACCTGTGCATAGTCAGCCCCACGGGGTATATCCGTGATGCGTTCGAACATCTCGACCTGCCCGAGCTGGCCGACGACCCTCGGTTCAACGACGTCATGCCGCTAATCGAAAACGCCGCAGCGGCAGCGGAACTGATCGCTGAATCCATCCGGAGCAAGCCCTTCGACTACTGGCGCAAGCGGCTGAAGACCATGAAAGGTCAGTGGGCGCCGTTCCAGAGCCTCGTCGATCTCGCGTCCGACGAGCAGGCGATCGCCAACGACATGATCGTCGAGGTGGAGGCCGCCGACGGCGGAGCCCCGTTCAAGGTCGTGCGCGGCCCCGTCCAGTTCAACCACGAACCGCTCGAGACGACGCGTGCCCCGCAGGCGTCCGAGCACACCGAGATCGTGCTCATGGAACTCGGAATGGACTGGGATCGCATCGAGGAGCTCAAGAACGCCGGCGCCATCGCCTAG
- a CDS encoding thiolase family protein — protein sequence MTNDVAIIGVGLHPFGRFEGKSAMEMGVDAIFAAVADAGVEWKDIQAATGGSWTVANPDAIVGMVGLSGIPFTNVFNACATAASATKACADGIRLGDYDIGIAVGLDKHPRGAFTEDPALVGMPRWYAENGQYLTTQFFGMKANKYLHDHGISQETLAKVAAKNFRNGALNPNAFRRKPIPEEDILNSPILNYPLTQYMFCAPDEGAAAVVMCRADIAHRYTGKPVYLRAVEVRTRTYGAYEVNTTFAPVDEVPAPTVFAARSAFEKAGVAPEDVDVIQLQDTDAGAEIIHMAECGFCADGDQEKLLADGATEIHGALPINTDGGLIANGEPIGASGLRQIHELVRQLRGEAGDRQVPGEPKVGFAQLYGAPGTAAATILTT from the coding sequence ATGACCAACGACGTCGCCATCATCGGTGTCGGGCTGCACCCGTTCGGTCGCTTCGAGGGCAAGTCGGCGATGGAGATGGGCGTCGACGCCATCTTCGCCGCAGTCGCCGACGCCGGGGTGGAGTGGAAGGACATCCAGGCGGCCACCGGAGGCAGCTGGACGGTCGCCAATCCCGACGCGATCGTCGGCATGGTCGGGCTGTCGGGTATCCCGTTCACCAATGTGTTCAACGCATGCGCCACCGCGGCGAGTGCCACCAAGGCCTGTGCCGACGGCATCCGGCTCGGCGACTACGACATCGGCATCGCGGTCGGATTGGACAAGCACCCACGCGGCGCTTTCACCGAAGACCCGGCGCTGGTCGGCATGCCGAGGTGGTACGCCGAGAACGGCCAGTACCTCACCACGCAGTTCTTCGGAATGAAGGCGAACAAATACCTGCACGACCACGGCATCTCGCAGGAGACACTGGCCAAGGTCGCCGCTAAGAACTTCCGCAACGGCGCGCTGAACCCGAATGCGTTCCGCCGCAAGCCCATCCCCGAGGAAGACATCCTCAACTCGCCGATCCTCAACTACCCCCTGACCCAGTACATGTTCTGTGCACCCGACGAGGGCGCGGCGGCCGTGGTCATGTGTCGCGCCGACATCGCGCACCGGTACACCGGTAAGCCCGTATACCTGCGCGCCGTCGAGGTCCGCACCCGCACCTATGGGGCCTACGAGGTCAACACGACCTTCGCGCCCGTCGACGAGGTGCCGGCCCCGACCGTCTTCGCCGCCAGGTCAGCATTCGAAAAGGCCGGTGTGGCACCGGAAGACGTCGACGTGATCCAGCTGCAGGACACCGACGCCGGAGCGGAGATCATCCACATGGCCGAATGCGGCTTCTGCGCGGACGGCGACCAGGAGAAGCTGCTGGCCGACGGCGCCACCGAGATCCATGGCGCGTTGCCCATCAACACCGACGGCGGGCTGATCGCAAACGGCGAACCCATCGGTGCGTCGGGTCTGCGTCAGATTCACGAGTTGGTCCGCCAATTGCGTGGCGAGGCGGGCGACCGGCAGGTACCCGGTGAGCCGAAGGTCGGCTTCGCCCAGCTCTACGGTGCCCCCGGCACCGCGGCGGCGACGATCCTCACGACCTAG
- a CDS encoding FAD-dependent oxidoreductase, whose product MFTIDELAALPLFSNLEEKALEYLVGEVEDIHLAAGEYVAHEGDIRALAVVVEGKTELTKQVNGVEQVIGVRLPGELGGEIPMTLGTPLPASMRAIAPSRVLKVTVEVYHTLSAMAPEISEAVGAAALERIQMLSSATAQPNDAAISVIGPRLDPKVHSCDSFLYRNQIPYERLDQDDSRAIARTGGQSTVAAPYPVVVLRDGTQLTAPTMRAVATLSGLTVKPALSHYDVVIVGGGPAGLTAAVNAASEGLKTALIESFAPGGQAGTSTRIENYTGFPYGVSGDELARRALQQAKRLGAEIVVTRRVEDIDPAEMTIGLDGGDMLRTRAIVLATGVEWRRLGLDSIDRFIGSGVYYGAAPSDAGLAQGNDLYLIGAGNSAGQAAIFFSNHARSVTLIVRGESLSESMSHYLIEQIGAKANIRVETQSEVVTAYGDDQLDSIDVIDRKTGMTSRREAKVLFVLIGAEAATGWLPPEISRDSHGFVLTGTDAMNSGLWSTEREPFPLETSAPGIFAIGDVRSGSVKRVAASVGEGGVAIAHVHRYLAGS is encoded by the coding sequence ATGTTCACCATCGACGAGCTGGCCGCGCTTCCGCTCTTCTCGAATCTCGAGGAGAAGGCGCTGGAGTACCTTGTCGGCGAAGTTGAGGACATACATCTAGCGGCAGGCGAGTACGTCGCGCACGAGGGTGACATCCGTGCCCTGGCCGTTGTGGTCGAGGGCAAGACGGAGCTGACGAAGCAGGTCAACGGTGTCGAGCAGGTGATCGGCGTCCGGCTACCCGGCGAACTCGGAGGCGAGATCCCGATGACGCTCGGCACGCCCTTGCCCGCGAGCATGCGGGCCATCGCGCCGTCACGTGTGCTGAAGGTGACCGTCGAGGTCTACCACACGCTGTCGGCGATGGCGCCGGAAATCTCCGAAGCAGTCGGGGCGGCCGCGCTGGAGCGCATCCAAATGCTCAGCAGCGCCACGGCGCAGCCAAACGACGCCGCGATATCCGTCATCGGTCCCCGCCTCGACCCGAAGGTGCATAGCTGCGACAGCTTCCTCTACCGCAACCAGATTCCGTACGAACGCCTCGACCAGGACGATTCGCGCGCCATCGCGCGCACCGGCGGTCAATCGACCGTCGCGGCGCCCTATCCGGTGGTAGTGCTCCGCGACGGCACTCAGCTCACTGCCCCAACGATGCGTGCCGTCGCCACGCTCTCGGGCCTGACTGTCAAACCGGCCTTGTCGCATTACGACGTGGTGATCGTCGGAGGCGGTCCGGCAGGATTGACGGCAGCGGTCAACGCCGCATCCGAGGGTCTGAAGACCGCGCTGATCGAGTCGTTCGCCCCGGGTGGTCAGGCGGGCACCTCGACGCGGATCGAGAACTACACGGGGTTCCCGTACGGGGTTTCCGGCGACGAGCTCGCCAGGCGGGCACTTCAACAGGCCAAGCGACTCGGCGCTGAGATCGTCGTGACCCGTAGGGTCGAAGACATCGATCCCGCTGAGATGACCATCGGGCTCGACGGCGGCGACATGCTGCGGACCAGGGCGATCGTTCTCGCGACCGGGGTGGAGTGGCGGCGCCTCGGACTCGATTCCATCGATCGATTCATCGGATCCGGCGTGTACTACGGTGCGGCGCCCAGCGATGCAGGTCTTGCGCAGGGCAACGACCTCTATCTGATCGGCGCAGGCAACTCCGCCGGGCAGGCCGCGATCTTCTTCTCCAACCACGCCCGCTCCGTGACGCTGATCGTTCGCGGCGAATCGCTTTCAGAAAGCATGTCGCACTATCTCATTGAGCAGATCGGAGCCAAGGCGAACATCCGGGTGGAAACTCAGTCGGAGGTCGTCACGGCGTACGGCGACGACCAACTCGACTCGATCGACGTGATCGATCGCAAGACCGGCATGACATCACGACGGGAGGCGAAGGTGCTCTTCGTCCTGATCGGCGCCGAAGCGGCGACCGGATGGTTGCCTCCGGAGATCTCGCGCGACAGCCACGGATTCGTCTTGACGGGAACCGATGCGATGAACTCAGGACTGTGGAGTACCGAACGCGAACCCTTCCCTCTCGAGACGAGCGCGCCCGGCATTTTCGCCATCGGCGACGTCCGCTCCGGATCGGTGAAGCGCGTGGCGGCATCCGTCGGTGAGGGCGGGGTGGCGATCGCGCACGTGCATCGTTACCTCGCGGGGTCCTGA
- a CDS encoding cytochrome P450: MESSVHNVTVEESADLLRDPYPLFARRRHEFGVFKGSVMDWSKTPESMLPENLYAAVSWDAVNRVFRDSKAFNSHIYDSTIGLFIGPTILAMEGKKHWEHRNLVSAAFKSRSLARWEPEIVRPVVNGLIDEFIDAGHADLVKQFTLEFPTRVISKLLGLPEEDLPWFRKRAVELISYHVKWKRAFEASAALKDYFLQQIELRRSKPTEDIIGDLVTAEIDGEKLSDEAIYSFLRLLLPAGLETTFRSSGNLIFLLLTHPEQFRAVQADRSLIAPAIEEGLRYETPLTTVQRYATEETEVEGVTIPQGAVIDVCIGSANRDERRWERSEEFDIHRKRLPHISFAAGEHTCMGLHLARMETRVALECLLDRLTDIELVTDDNPHIHGQPFRSPTAIPVTFAPAG, translated from the coding sequence GTGGAGAGCTCAGTGCACAACGTGACGGTCGAAGAGTCGGCCGACCTCCTTCGCGACCCCTATCCCCTGTTCGCCAGGAGACGGCACGAGTTCGGTGTCTTCAAGGGCAGCGTCATGGACTGGTCCAAGACGCCGGAGTCCATGCTTCCCGAAAACCTCTACGCCGCGGTCTCCTGGGATGCGGTCAACAGGGTGTTCCGTGACAGCAAGGCCTTCAACTCCCACATCTACGACAGCACCATCGGCTTGTTCATCGGCCCGACGATCCTCGCCATGGAAGGCAAGAAGCACTGGGAGCACCGCAATCTGGTGTCCGCGGCGTTCAAGTCCCGGTCGCTGGCGCGATGGGAACCCGAGATCGTCCGCCCGGTCGTCAACGGGCTGATCGACGAGTTCATCGATGCCGGCCACGCCGATCTGGTCAAGCAGTTCACCCTCGAGTTCCCAACCCGGGTCATCTCGAAGCTGTTGGGTCTGCCCGAGGAAGACCTGCCGTGGTTCCGCAAGCGTGCGGTCGAGTTGATCAGCTACCACGTCAAATGGAAGCGCGCCTTCGAGGCGTCCGCGGCGCTGAAAGACTATTTCCTGCAACAGATCGAGCTGCGCCGCAGCAAGCCGACCGAGGACATCATCGGCGATCTGGTGACCGCCGAGATCGACGGCGAGAAGCTCTCCGACGAAGCCATCTACTCTTTCCTGCGTCTCTTGCTGCCCGCCGGGCTGGAAACCACCTTCCGTTCATCGGGAAACCTGATCTTCCTGCTGCTCACCCATCCCGAGCAGTTCCGGGCGGTGCAGGCCGACCGCAGCCTCATCGCACCCGCGATCGAGGAAGGACTGCGGTACGAGACACCACTGACGACGGTGCAGCGCTACGCCACCGAGGAGACCGAAGTCGAGGGCGTCACCATTCCGCAGGGTGCGGTCATCGACGTGTGCATCGGATCGGCCAACCGTGACGAACGTCGGTGGGAACGCTCCGAGGAGTTCGACATCCACCGGAAACGCCTGCCGCACATCTCCTTTGCCGCGGGTGAGCACACCTGTATGGGGCTGCACCTCGCTCGCATGGAGACACGCGTCGCGCTCGAGTGCCTGTTGGACCGGCTGACCGATATCGAACTCGTCACCGACGACAACCCGCACATCCACGGGCAACCCTTCCGCTCCCCCACCGCCATTCCCGTCACGTTCGCCCCCGCCGGTTGA
- a CDS encoding TetR/AcrR family transcriptional regulator, whose amino-acid sequence MAANTKAEVRKRRDRGSISVDEIISGAFEVADQVSIDNLSMPVLAKHLDIGVTSIYWYFRRKDDLLDAMADRALEQFEFTVPTIDATNWRTSLRDHARTMRAHFRDNPTLCDLVLIRGQFSGRAVRGALHKIEQPITALIEAGLDAEPAAATYGAISVHTRGSAVLERIQAKTEGFPAQRSNGKRYIGFADNIDYDYILESILDHAQTLIDAS is encoded by the coding sequence GTGGCCGCCAACACGAAGGCCGAGGTCCGCAAGCGACGGGACCGCGGATCGATCAGTGTCGACGAAATCATCTCCGGCGCTTTCGAGGTCGCTGATCAGGTATCGATCGACAACCTGAGCATGCCGGTGCTCGCGAAACATCTCGACATCGGAGTCACGAGCATCTACTGGTACTTCCGGCGCAAGGACGACCTGCTCGACGCAATGGCCGATCGAGCGCTGGAGCAGTTCGAGTTCACGGTGCCGACCATCGACGCGACCAACTGGCGTACGTCGCTTCGTGACCACGCACGGACCATGCGCGCACACTTCCGGGACAATCCGACCCTCTGCGATCTCGTGCTCATCCGCGGCCAGTTCAGCGGGCGCGCGGTACGCGGGGCACTCCACAAGATCGAACAACCCATTACGGCGCTCATCGAGGCCGGTCTAGACGCCGAACCGGCCGCCGCCACCTACGGAGCGATCTCGGTACACACCCGCGGTTCCGCCGTGCTGGAGCGCATTCAGGCCAAGACCGAGGGATTTCCCGCGCAGCGCTCGAACGGTAAGCGCTACATCGGTTTTGCCGACAACATCGACTACGACTACATCCTCGAAAGCATTCTCGACCACGCGCAGACGCTCATCGACGCGTCGTGA